The Gammaproteobacteria bacterium genome window below encodes:
- a CDS encoding sigma-70 family RNA polymerase sigma factor translates to MEQTEISDESLMLEYQQGEQAAFETLYRKYKDVLYRYFLKHCSDRQQSEELYQEVWIKLINSTARYTPKAKFKTYLFTIAHNTLVDFYRKAKPSQTIEFEDAEITEEFMNSPTPLALPEDEFTLKQKANLLMQALEELPADQKEVAILHFEQEMSVQEIAEITKVKTETAKSRLRYAKNKLKAAILN, encoded by the coding sequence ATGGAGCAAACGGAGATTAGCGACGAAAGTCTCATGCTGGAGTACCAGCAAGGTGAGCAAGCAGCCTTTGAGACCTTATACCGCAAGTATAAGGATGTGTTGTATCGATATTTTCTTAAGCATTGCAGCGATCGTCAACAGTCTGAAGAACTATACCAGGAGGTGTGGATTAAATTGATTAATAGCACTGCACGTTATACGCCCAAGGCGAAATTTAAGACCTATTTATTTACCATTGCGCATAACACATTAGTAGACTTTTATCGTAAAGCAAAACCTTCACAAACCATTGAATTTGAAGATGCAGAAATAACTGAAGAATTTATGAATAGCCCAACACCATTAGCCTTGCCAGAAGATGAGTTTACTTTGAAACAAAAAGCTAATTTATTAATGCAAGCCTTGGAAGAATTACCAGCCGATCAAAAAGAGGTTGCAATATTACATTTTGAACAAGAAATGAGTGTGCAAGAAATTGCCGAAATTACTAAAGTTAAAACAGAAACGGCGAAAAGCCGTTTGCGTTATGCAAAGAACAAACTTAAAGCTGCCATATTGAACTAA
- a CDS encoding aminotransferase class I/II-fold pyridoxal phosphate-dependent enzyme — MAKNKVCGPKVSGRLQNVNAFHVMSLMAEAKQLAAQGHQVIHMEMGEPDFSTPQPIIEAGVAALRSGITHYTPTLGLPALREAIANFYITEYRVTVDPEQIVITPGSATALQLVLNLMVSDGDAVVIPDPAYPSTHNLVRLLGGTVLQVAVNEDSFWQLTVELLEEHWNDAINAVLLASPSNPTGTILEDVQLQKIADFCESKGVFLLVDEIYHGLVYGQAPKTAVDLNDNTFVINSFSKFYGMTGWRVGWIVSPKAYLQDLNKLAQHTFLAAPTPGQYGALAAFDDDTKKILVERRDEFKARRDYLYEALTDLGFKMRVKPQGAFYIYADCSEFCEDSYEFACNILRDKHVAFTPGIDFGLEGAKQHVRFAYTTNIENLKIGVARLAELKSKA; from the coding sequence ATGGCTAAAAATAAGGTATGTGGCCCTAAGGTTTCTGGGCGTTTGCAGAATGTGAACGCGTTTCATGTTATGAGCTTGATGGCTGAAGCCAAACAGCTTGCTGCACAAGGTCATCAGGTAATCCATATGGAAATGGGTGAGCCTGATTTTTCTACTCCTCAACCGATAATTGAGGCTGGAGTTGCAGCATTACGATCCGGTATCACGCACTACACGCCTACATTAGGGTTACCTGCTTTGCGTGAGGCGATTGCTAACTTTTATATAACAGAATACCGAGTAACGGTTGATCCAGAACAGATAGTGATTACACCGGGTTCAGCTACCGCGTTGCAATTAGTTTTAAATCTGATGGTATCGGATGGAGATGCAGTAGTAATTCCAGATCCAGCTTATCCAAGCACTCATAATCTAGTGCGTTTATTAGGCGGCACAGTGTTGCAGGTTGCCGTGAATGAGGATTCATTTTGGCAGCTGACGGTGGAGTTGCTTGAAGAGCATTGGAATGACGCTATAAATGCAGTGTTGTTAGCAAGCCCTTCAAACCCTACCGGGACAATTCTTGAAGACGTTCAATTACAAAAAATCGCAGACTTTTGTGAATCAAAAGGTGTGTTTTTACTGGTAGATGAAATTTATCACGGTTTAGTTTATGGACAAGCCCCAAAAACTGCGGTGGATTTGAATGACAACACTTTTGTCATCAATAGTTTCTCCAAATTTTATGGTATGACAGGATGGCGAGTGGGCTGGATTGTTTCACCTAAAGCGTATTTGCAAGATTTAAATAAACTTGCGCAACATACATTTTTAGCAGCCCCTACACCCGGGCAGTATGGCGCATTAGCTGCATTTGATGATGATACGAAAAAAATTCTTGTCGAAAGGCGCGATGAATTTAAAGCGCGGCGCGATTACTTGTATGAAGCATTAACAGATCTGGGATTTAAGATGCGCGTAAAGCCGCAGGGCGCATTTTATATCTATGCCGATTGCTCTGAATTTTGTGAAGATAGTTATGAGTTTGCTTGTAATATTTTGCGCGATAAACACGTGGCTTTTACGCCAGGGATAGATTTTGGTTTGGAGGGCGCTAAACAACATGTGCGTTTTGCATACACTACAAATATAGAGAATTTAAAAATTGGCGTGGCGCGTTTAGCTGAGTTAAAGAGTAAGGCTTAA
- a CDS encoding response regulator codes for MIHKVLVVDDSVLELENLKKIISNEGYQVISAVSGKEAVEKAKSMQPDLIFMDVIMDDQDGFQACREITADRLTKDIPVIFVTGKSQKVDRVWAGLQGGKALIAKPYTPDQIISQINRYS; via the coding sequence ATGATTCATAAAGTACTCGTAGTAGATGATTCTGTTCTTGAATTAGAAAATTTGAAAAAGATAATTTCAAATGAAGGTTATCAAGTAATTTCTGCTGTTTCTGGTAAAGAGGCAGTTGAAAAGGCTAAAAGTATGCAGCCTGATTTGATTTTTATGGATGTAATCATGGATGACCAAGATGGATTTCAGGCATGTCGTGAAATTACTGCTGATAGATTAACTAAAGACATACCAGTGATATTTGTTACTGGGAAAAGTCAAAAAGTTGATCGGGTTTGGGCTGGACTTCAGGGTGGCAAGGCATTAATTGCAAAACCCTATACCCCTGACCAAATAATATCGCAAATTAATAGATATTCTTGA
- a CDS encoding HAMP domain-containing protein, producing MLNLNNILDIKITKKLTILFITVTLGFAAIALTYWMVIKNEREATERSNLFIKYGQLVSNAQKNYFKVRRYEKDFLLSISASTGQTYNNTPLDEHAKYVYLLEQNMEQLRALSDSEGFKLSEKVIINEVELPADYQSELVTQASAVVENYKSSFADIVKFNQVVGFTDEEGLRKKANSLLSVIERGVGSAYANNVQSILAKIRSNEKHILQSIDLTESFEELKRQLQVLQVQLENPENILELGNPNLGTYMSEYVGTINEIVANKRNANEYTELFDFMLGPIFDEMGQSSSLSIIQNQTTQKSKTNTIAGLVAVSLIAIASLISFLLYLFGYTITKPINKLVDTIHEVNQGNLQARTNLVRKDELGELSTAFDRLLDEKVTQLSLSEKNNNELNESIISLLNSVAQLSKKDFTVKAPVFEDVTGALGDSLNFLTKETATALSDVKEISVRVVVESNRVQRQAKLVMAVAEKERHQVESIMGELNKSSNEMVKMSTHATDVNKKAEYALRNTHSALETVDRSVAGINGIRETIRQTEKRIKRLGERSQEITGIVNLMNSIAERTHILALNASMHAASSGEKGRGFSVVAEEVQRLAESARDATTEIESLVNNIRIETKDAVAAMNTAITQVADGTSLAEKAGSAMRATQNSTQDLVQAVNAITKSSKMQAHTNLQLVEDANEILESTRKTDQHLHQQMTTTNNLVRYSNMLLTTVGIFKLPVVEHEDKLANISVEKIQNKKTNIGVTSAEDVNLYPAARVKPKRLKTRKTYI from the coding sequence ATGCTTAATTTAAATAATATTTTAGACATAAAAATTACTAAAAAACTGACAATTTTATTTATAACTGTGACATTAGGTTTTGCTGCAATTGCGTTAACGTATTGGATGGTGATAAAAAATGAGCGTGAAGCTACTGAAAGATCTAATCTATTTATAAAATATGGGCAACTTGTTAGTAATGCACAAAAAAATTATTTCAAAGTTAGACGATATGAAAAAGATTTTCTTTTAAGCATTTCGGCATCAACTGGCCAGACATATAACAACACACCACTTGATGAGCATGCAAAATATGTTTATTTGTTGGAGCAAAACATGGAGCAGCTTCGTGCTTTGAGTGATTCAGAAGGTTTTAAATTATCTGAAAAAGTAATTATAAATGAGGTCGAGCTGCCTGCAGATTATCAGTCTGAATTAGTTACGCAAGCTTCTGCTGTTGTTGAAAACTATAAATCTTCTTTTGCGGACATTGTGAAATTTAATCAAGTGGTTGGTTTTACAGATGAGGAAGGCCTCAGGAAAAAAGCAAATAGTTTGCTAAGCGTTATTGAAAGAGGGGTGGGAAGTGCATACGCAAATAACGTGCAATCCATTTTGGCTAAGATTAGATCGAATGAGAAGCACATCTTACAATCAATAGATTTAACTGAATCATTTGAGGAATTAAAGCGTCAGCTTCAAGTACTTCAAGTTCAATTGGAGAATCCTGAGAATATTTTAGAATTGGGCAACCCTAATTTGGGTACATACATGAGCGAATATGTAGGCACTATAAATGAAATTGTCGCAAACAAAAGAAACGCAAACGAATATACTGAGCTGTTTGATTTCATGCTTGGGCCAATCTTTGATGAGATGGGGCAATCTTCATCATTGAGTATTATTCAAAATCAAACTACACAAAAAAGTAAAACTAATACAATTGCAGGATTAGTAGCTGTTTCATTAATTGCTATAGCGTCGCTTATTTCATTTCTACTGTATTTGTTTGGCTATACGATTACTAAACCCATTAATAAATTGGTGGATACGATACATGAGGTCAATCAAGGTAATTTGCAAGCAAGAACTAATCTTGTACGTAAAGATGAGTTAGGTGAGTTGTCTACTGCATTTGATCGATTGCTAGATGAGAAGGTCACTCAACTTTCACTTTCAGAAAAAAATAATAATGAGTTAAATGAGTCTATAATTTCGTTATTAAACTCGGTAGCACAGCTCAGCAAGAAGGACTTTACTGTAAAAGCACCTGTATTTGAGGATGTAACAGGTGCGCTTGGCGATTCATTAAATTTTCTAACAAAAGAGACTGCTACAGCACTTAGTGATGTAAAAGAAATATCAGTTCGTGTTGTTGTTGAATCTAATCGAGTGCAAAGACAAGCTAAATTAGTTATGGCTGTTGCAGAGAAGGAGCGTCATCAGGTTGAAAGTATTATGGGTGAGTTGAATAAGTCATCTAATGAAATGGTCAAGATGTCAACGCATGCGACTGATGTAAACAAGAAGGCCGAATATGCATTAAGAAATACACATTCAGCGTTAGAAACTGTTGATCGTTCAGTTGCAGGAATTAATGGTATTCGTGAAACCATTAGGCAAACAGAAAAGAGAATTAAAAGATTAGGGGAACGCTCGCAAGAAATTACTGGAATAGTGAATTTAATGAATAGCATTGCAGAGCGAACACATATACTCGCATTGAATGCCAGCATGCATGCAGCTTCTTCTGGCGAAAAGGGGCGTGGCTTTTCGGTTGTGGCTGAAGAGGTTCAACGATTAGCAGAGAGTGCAAGAGATGCGACTACAGAGATTGAATCATTGGTAAACAATATACGTATTGAGACAAAAGATGCGGTTGCAGCGATGAATACTGCCATTACTCAGGTCGCAGATGGAACTTCACTAGCTGAAAAAGCAGGTTCTGCTATGAGGGCGACTCAAAACTCAACCCAGGATTTGGTTCAAGCTGTGAATGCAATAACTAAAAGTTCAAAAATGCAGGCACATACAAATCTTCAGCTGGTAGAAGATGCAAATGAGATCTTAGAAAGTACTCGTAAGACGGATCAGCATTTGCACCAACAAATGACGACAACAAATAATCTAGTTAGATATTCAAATATGTTGCTCACTACGGTTGGTATTTTTAAATTGCCAGTTGTAGAGCATGAAGACAAATTAGCGAACATTTCAGTTGAAAAAATCCAGAATAAAAAAACAAATATAGGTGTTACCTCTGCTGAAGACGTTAATTTGTACCCAGCAGCAAGAGTGAAACCAAAACGCTTGAAAACGCGTAAAACATATATATAA
- a CDS encoding response regulator produces MEKDREKIECLNKHSPQQQELIDIINSELAEFIITQIELVSNLSEHVFKSVKLQQVLDAQIEYTSRIDSVAEIIGLHGLRLFCLHIQKNFELMLSKKIDQKSIIDSQILYWPEVVQSYLQAPSDPDYIQEVLVYLNHEGFPIALAEQENIRIEEQFYNSSIQVDSNERIQKATPWLVSLDVSEDIDTGIIDNLMLDLPKQTERLSATVRSLCGDDFVNQLKIAAKITHTLKGTGNTVGIQGIANLTHYMEDIFEVLLKAKKKPSNSLCETLKNTTECLEEMSEYLEGLGSKPEQSVTVFQELLNWANSINIHGLTDRIELKDDPVNSTDETLASLDSSKQIERSDEISSDLPLRVSAKLVDDLLNSTGESIITGEQIAELVLILKSTIQNLVNNNKKVKLRAHEIENLIELRGVSDRLENQHVNTDFDPLELDQFDELHASANHLVESTEDSFEFSNEIQNTLHLLEKHSVNQVRILQESQDAVLRIRMVPVQSIVPRLQRAVKQVCKSSNKMAELNITGEDTLVDSEFIHQLADPIMHILRNAIDHGIETPEKRLEQGKDAQGDIHLSFNMQGNTIHVACQDDGSGLDLNRIKAKAIENNLLNENEEFNNENAIRMILRHGFSTKDKVSQLSGRGVGLAAVHAKITEMKGAISIDTNELNGINVEISIPTNLNSVHALLVNCDDSKLAISNRGVDEILYAGAGNIVSVSGQYYFEYMQQRYPVFDLRFMLEKTENNKPLNNKVTLLVNDSVGNKYAITIDKIYETRDILTKPISELIPNIWGLLGATILGDGTITTVIDIVELLKHTRSLENKNIHRLHAKEKEIHRPYALVVEDSISSRKSLAQFMQGLGFTVNTAKDGLDALNQIQKQRPSIVLTDLNMPRMNGLEFTAHLRSNEDTAFTPIIMVTSKSSVKHKKEAERLGITSYVTKPYDDEELLEIINSLKLIDHVIA; encoded by the coding sequence ATGGAAAAGGATAGAGAGAAAATTGAATGTTTAAATAAACATTCGCCTCAGCAGCAAGAACTAATTGACATAATAAATTCTGAGCTTGCAGAATTTATAATAACTCAAATCGAACTGGTATCTAATCTTTCAGAGCACGTCTTTAAATCAGTAAAACTACAACAAGTATTGGATGCACAAATTGAATATACTAGTCGTATTGATTCTGTTGCAGAAATAATTGGGCTGCACGGCCTGCGCCTATTTTGTTTGCATATTCAAAAAAACTTTGAATTGATGCTATCGAAAAAGATAGACCAGAAAAGTATTATTGATTCTCAGATTTTATACTGGCCCGAGGTAGTACAAAGTTACTTGCAAGCCCCGAGCGATCCAGACTATATACAAGAAGTGTTAGTTTATTTGAATCATGAAGGGTTTCCAATTGCACTAGCCGAGCAGGAAAATATCAGAATTGAAGAGCAGTTCTATAATTCTTCCATTCAAGTCGATAGCAATGAACGTATACAGAAAGCTACCCCATGGCTTGTGAGTTTGGATGTGTCTGAGGATATTGATACAGGAATTATCGATAATTTAATGCTTGATTTGCCAAAACAAACAGAAAGATTGTCAGCTACTGTTCGATCTTTATGTGGCGATGATTTTGTGAATCAGCTAAAAATTGCTGCAAAAATTACACATACTTTAAAAGGAACGGGAAACACGGTAGGAATACAAGGAATTGCTAATCTTACACATTACATGGAGGATATTTTTGAAGTATTGCTAAAAGCGAAAAAGAAGCCATCTAATTCACTTTGCGAAACACTCAAGAATACAACTGAATGTTTAGAAGAGATGTCCGAGTATTTGGAGGGCTTGGGGTCTAAGCCCGAGCAGTCTGTAACAGTTTTCCAAGAGTTACTTAATTGGGCAAATAGTATCAATATTCATGGTTTGACAGATCGAATTGAGTTAAAAGACGATCCTGTAAATTCAACTGATGAAACCTTGGCGAGCTTAGATTCTTCAAAACAGATAGAAAGATCAGATGAAATTTCTTCAGATCTTCCATTACGCGTATCTGCTAAACTGGTAGATGACTTATTAAACAGTACAGGCGAAAGTATAATAACAGGTGAGCAGATAGCAGAGCTTGTTTTAATACTAAAGTCTACTATTCAAAATTTAGTCAATAACAATAAAAAAGTTAAATTACGTGCGCATGAGATTGAGAATTTAATTGAACTTCGAGGAGTATCGGATCGTTTAGAAAATCAACATGTAAATACAGATTTTGATCCGCTTGAATTGGATCAGTTTGATGAGTTACATGCATCTGCTAATCATTTAGTAGAATCCACTGAGGATTCATTTGAATTTTCAAATGAAATTCAAAACACATTACATTTACTTGAGAAGCATTCTGTAAACCAAGTACGAATATTGCAAGAAAGCCAAGATGCAGTATTGCGTATTAGGATGGTGCCTGTGCAAAGCATTGTCCCTCGTCTGCAGCGCGCGGTTAAACAAGTATGTAAATCATCGAATAAGATGGCAGAGCTAAACATTACGGGTGAAGACACGCTTGTAGACAGTGAATTCATTCATCAGTTAGCAGATCCTATTATGCATATTCTTCGTAATGCTATTGATCATGGGATTGAGACGCCTGAAAAACGATTAGAGCAAGGAAAGGATGCTCAAGGTGACATACATTTAAGTTTTAATATGCAAGGCAATACAATTCACGTGGCGTGTCAAGATGATGGTAGTGGTCTAGATTTAAATCGCATAAAAGCCAAGGCAATAGAAAATAATTTATTAAATGAAAACGAAGAATTTAATAATGAAAATGCGATTCGCATGATTCTTCGTCATGGTTTTTCTACAAAAGATAAGGTTTCTCAATTATCAGGTCGCGGTGTGGGCTTGGCAGCTGTGCATGCGAAAATAACCGAAATGAAAGGCGCAATAAGTATTGATACGAATGAGTTAAATGGTATCAATGTAGAAATTTCGATACCTACAAACTTAAATTCTGTACACGCACTGCTAGTAAACTGTGATGACTCAAAATTGGCCATTTCTAATCGAGGTGTTGATGAAATACTTTATGCAGGTGCTGGAAATATTGTTTCGGTGTCAGGCCAATACTATTTTGAATATATGCAGCAACGATACCCAGTATTTGATCTACGGTTTATGCTTGAAAAAACAGAAAATAATAAACCATTAAATAATAAAGTTACTTTGCTAGTAAATGACAGTGTTGGTAATAAATATGCAATAACAATTGATAAAATATATGAAACGCGCGATATCTTAACTAAACCAATTAGTGAGTTAATACCAAATATTTGGGGATTGCTTGGTGCCACTATTTTAGGTGACGGTACAATCACAACAGTAATTGATATTGTTGAATTACTTAAACATACAAGATCGCTAGAAAATAAAAATATTCATAGATTGCACGCTAAAGAAAAAGAAATTCATCGTCCATATGCGCTAGTAGTAGAGGATTCAATAAGTTCACGCAAATCTCTTGCACAGTTTATGCAAGGCCTTGGTTTCACTGTAAATACGGCAAAAGATGGTTTGGATGCACTTAATCAAATCCAGAAACAACGGCCCTCAATTGTGCTAACTGATTTGAATATGCCACGTATGAATGGTTTAGAGTTTACAGCTCATCTTCGATCAAATGAAGATACGGCATTTACACCTATAATCATGGTTACATCAAAATCGTCAGTCAAACACAAAAAAGAAGCAGAGCGTTTGGGGATTACTTCATACGTTACTAAGCCTTATGATGATGAAGAACTGCTTGAAATTATCAACTCACTAAAACTGATTGATCATGTAATCGCATAG
- a CDS encoding protein kinase: protein MTEVQDLTFEIEAENDPSFAVNSFSLDIPGYEVVGLCGSGATAEVYVAIQNSLSRQVALKVMHSHLIYDEICVSHFLHEGRINANLSHANIVPIHNVGEVDGCHYIAMEYMPWGNLRRHLKEPHTLEWVISVVIQIADALAYSHEHGFIHRDIKPENILFRDNDSVVLSDFGIADDLEHRTAIKSKSTQATPRYMSPDLLRSNPIGPSSDIYSLGTVLFEMLAGRPPYDSGTKPYTRKDIVAVQFAHLRDPIPELPHELQHLQPIINKMLAKHPKDRFYKASDVAEALSSI from the coding sequence ATGACTGAAGTTCAGGATTTAACATTTGAGATTGAAGCCGAAAATGACCCATCATTTGCGGTGAATTCCTTTAGCTTGGATATACCAGGTTATGAGGTGGTAGGGCTTTGTGGTAGCGGGGCAACTGCAGAGGTTTATGTCGCCATTCAAAATTCTTTAAGTCGTCAAGTTGCTTTAAAAGTGATGCACTCGCACTTAATTTATGATGAGATTTGCGTTAGTCACTTTCTACATGAGGGGCGCATTAATGCAAATTTATCTCATGCTAATATAGTGCCTATCCATAATGTTGGAGAGGTTGATGGTTGTCATTATATCGCCATGGAATATATGCCTTGGGGTAATTTGCGTAGACATCTAAAAGAACCTCACACTCTAGAATGGGTAATTAGTGTCGTAATACAAATAGCCGATGCACTTGCGTATTCGCATGAGCATGGTTTCATTCACCGAGACATCAAGCCTGAAAATATCCTTTTTAGAGATAACGATTCTGTAGTTCTCTCGGATTTTGGTATAGCCGATGACCTTGAACATCGTACTGCAATAAAATCAAAGTCTACTCAAGCAACACCTAGGTATATGAGCCCTGATCTTCTGCGATCAAACCCGATTGGTCCGAGTTCTGATATATATTCTTTAGGGACTGTATTGTTTGAAATGCTTGCAGGTCGCCCTCCTTATGACAGCGGCACTAAACCTTATACTCGAAAAGATATAGTAGCGGTTCAATTCGCTCATTTACGTGACCCTATACCTGAGTTACCCCATGAACTTCAGCATCTTCAGCCCATTATTAATAAGATGTTAGCTAAACATCCAAAAGATCGTTTTTATAAGGCTAGTGATGTAGCAGAAGCTCTTTCATCTATTTAA
- the cysZ gene encoding sulfate transporter CysZ — translation MISQILKGASHVRDGFKLIKLRGVKRYVVIPVLINFIIFIGAIWYLYIKFDSLLEQFLPSWLDWLEFLIWPLFFIACLLVVFFAFTIVANVFGAPFNGVLSEKIEQKLSNEKLDLNDSSNEGYLSLLRGARIGISNEFRKLFYIAIRAIPLLLLFLIPGINFFAPFIWFLFAAWMFAIEYLDYPMGNRNLTFKQQLTIIKHNRFLCLGMGIALMVMTIIPGLNFFAMPVGVAAATSLWSKHLKQHAPAIENKTK, via the coding sequence ATGATTTCCCAAATACTTAAAGGAGCTTCTCACGTACGAGATGGTTTTAAATTGATCAAATTACGTGGCGTAAAACGCTACGTAGTGATACCAGTGCTCATAAATTTTATTATATTTATTGGAGCAATTTGGTACTTGTATATTAAATTTGACAGCTTATTAGAGCAATTTTTACCCAGTTGGTTAGATTGGTTAGAATTTCTCATCTGGCCTTTATTTTTTATTGCCTGTTTATTAGTCGTATTTTTTGCCTTCACCATTGTAGCCAACGTATTTGGAGCACCCTTTAATGGTGTGCTTTCGGAAAAAATTGAGCAAAAACTCAGCAATGAGAAATTGGATTTGAATGACAGTAGCAATGAAGGCTATCTTAGTTTATTGCGAGGTGCTCGAATTGGTATCAGCAATGAGTTTCGCAAACTCTTTTACATAGCCATACGCGCTATCCCCTTACTGTTGCTATTTCTCATTCCTGGAATCAATTTTTTTGCCCCGTTTATTTGGTTTTTATTTGCGGCATGGATGTTTGCAATTGAGTATTTAGACTATCCCATGGGAAATCGAAATTTAACTTTCAAACAACAATTAACCATAATCAAACATAATCGATTTCTGTGTTTGGGAATGGGCATTGCTTTAATGGTAATGACTATAATTCCAGGACTTAATTTTTTCGCGATGCCAGTGGGTGTAGCAGCAGCCACTTCACTTTGGTCAAAACATTTAAAACAGCACGCTCCCGCAATAGAAAACAAAACCAAATAA